In one window of Gudongella oleilytica DNA:
- the nagZ gene encoding beta-N-acetylhexosaminidase: MRSTLLPRIFIIISILLVLLTVGCSPLKEQLPPSAEEPSREPLEPVEKPEPTEEEILKERIMGMTFEEKLGQMVMIGIGGFTATEEELNLISENKIGGVILFQRNIKDADQVKELINSLIAANEGNPLPLIIGIDEEGGRVSRLSGIFDNLPPAAKLGEEDDLDLSYSYGAVQASKLRNLGFNLNFSPVLDVSSNPSNPVIGNRAISSDPFVAERNGESIIIGLMDGGIVPVGKHFPGHGDTSVDSHLTLPRITKNIEDMYTLELVPFIGAIEAGIPAIMVGHLMVEDIDDLPATISEKMINGLLRENLGFKGVVFSDDMTMGAIAENYEISSAVVDFIRAGGDIALICHGVQPVNEALQKIMNSYLEGSLDEKDINEHVLRIMMLKADIEENVDKVDVPETSEVEFLIEELLKKMGDM, translated from the coding sequence ATGAGAAGTACCTTGTTGCCAAGGATATTCATAATAATTTCAATCCTTCTGGTGCTTTTGACCGTTGGATGTTCTCCATTGAAGGAGCAATTGCCTCCCTCGGCTGAAGAGCCTTCAAGAGAGCCCTTGGAACCTGTTGAAAAACCTGAGCCTACAGAAGAGGAGATCTTGAAGGAAAGAATAATGGGGATGACCTTTGAGGAAAAGCTGGGTCAAATGGTTATGATCGGAATTGGAGGCTTCACTGCAACTGAAGAGGAGCTTAACCTGATATCAGAAAATAAAATTGGGGGAGTAATACTCTTTCAGAGGAATATTAAGGATGCAGATCAGGTTAAGGAACTGATCAATAGCTTGATTGCTGCAAATGAGGGCAATCCTTTGCCGCTTATTATAGGCATAGATGAGGAAGGCGGACGGGTATCAAGACTTTCTGGGATATTTGACAATCTGCCTCCTGCAGCTAAATTAGGTGAAGAGGATGATCTTGATTTGTCATATTCATATGGTGCAGTACAGGCATCCAAGCTTAGAAATCTTGGCTTCAACCTTAATTTCAGTCCTGTTCTTGATGTATCCTCCAATCCCTCAAACCCTGTTATTGGAAACAGGGCTATAAGCAGCGATCCATTCGTTGCTGAAAGAAATGGCGAGAGTATTATAATAGGCCTTATGGATGGGGGCATAGTCCCTGTAGGCAAGCATTTCCCTGGTCATGGAGATACTAGTGTGGATTCACATCTGACACTTCCAAGGATAACGAAGAATATTGAAGACATGTATACTTTGGAGCTTGTACCATTTATCGGTGCGATAGAAGCCGGCATTCCAGCTATAATGGTCGGTCATCTCATGGTGGAAGATATCGATGACCTTCCTGCAACAATCTCAGAGAAAATGATAAATGGTTTGCTTAGAGAAAATCTGGGATTCAAGGGTGTAGTATTTTCAGATGATATGACAATGGGTGCTATTGCTGAGAATTATGAGATATCTTCTGCTGTCGTTGATTTTATAAGGGCTGGTGGTGACATTGCACTTATCTGTCACGGCGTCCAGCCGGTGAATGAAGCTCTACAAAAAATAATGAACAGCTATTTGGAGGGCTCATTGGATGAGAAGGATATCAATGAGCATGTTTTAAGGATCATGATGCTAAAGGCTGATATTGAGGAAAATGTTGATAAAGTGGATGTTCCTGAGACCAGTGAGGTTGAATTTCTTATTGAGGAGCTATTGAAGAAAATGGGGGATATGTAA
- a CDS encoding ROK family protein, with protein sequence MKKAIGLDLGGTKINGALILEDGLFLKRASTNTRNEGDPSIILRQLAEMIVQLSEGEEVVGAGIGSPGFVDSENGRIMAVGGNIAGWAWTDVKAGLSDLSPLPVVMENDANCAAACEAWLGAGKDLSSFVMLTIGTGLGGAIWLPQLGLWRGSNFRAAELGHSILIPRGRKCTCGQYGCVERYASGTAIEENYFELSGCRIDGTSIVASYDVDEFARQSVDRFARDLGIFLATLRNIIDPEAFIIGGGVIDSRTIWWDTMINEFKNQVNDPSSIEILPAQYGNDAGMLGAASLVFDNPLDR encoded by the coding sequence ATGAAAAAAGCAATAGGCTTGGACCTTGGTGGGACTAAGATAAATGGTGCTTTGATCCTTGAGGATGGCCTTTTCCTTAAGAGAGCTAGCACAAATACAAGGAATGAAGGTGATCCTTCAATCATCCTGAGGCAACTGGCAGAAATGATAGTGCAGCTTTCCGAAGGTGAGGAAGTAGTAGGTGCAGGTATTGGCTCCCCAGGCTTTGTAGATTCAGAAAATGGAAGGATAATGGCCGTTGGCGGGAATATTGCCGGTTGGGCATGGACAGATGTCAAAGCTGGCTTGAGTGATTTGTCTCCCCTACCGGTTGTTATGGAAAATGATGCCAACTGTGCTGCGGCATGTGAGGCTTGGCTTGGTGCAGGTAAAGATTTATCCAGCTTTGTTATGCTTACCATAGGTACTGGCCTTGGAGGCGCAATATGGCTCCCCCAACTTGGTTTATGGCGGGGGTCCAACTTCCGGGCAGCTGAGCTTGGTCATTCTATTTTGATTCCAAGGGGAAGGAAATGCACCTGTGGTCAATATGGTTGTGTTGAAAGATACGCTTCAGGCACTGCGATAGAAGAGAATTATTTTGAGTTATCCGGGTGTCGTATCGATGGAACCTCAATAGTTGCTTCATATGATGTTGACGAGTTTGCAAGGCAGTCAGTTGATAGATTTGCCAGAGATCTTGGAATATTCTTGGCAACACTTAGAAACATAATCGACCCAGAGGCCTTTATAATAGGTGGGGGCGTCATTGATTCAAGGACAATATGGTGGGATACGATGATAAATGAGTTTAAAAACCAAGTCAATGATCCTTCCTCAATAGAAATATTGCCTGCCCAATACGGCAATGACGCA